The window AACAGCAAGAACAAAAATATAAGTTTCACATCATTCCCATTACCAACTTCAATTTAATTTGTGATTATGTACAAAAGAATACAACCAATCGTTGTTTGAAAAATTATAATCATGGAATGGATACTGTATATAATCTAGCTCTTGATTATGAAGCTCTTGCGACTCTTAATCGTTGTAAGGCAGCAAAATATCTCCGAGATATCAATCCTTTATTACAGGAAGTTCCCTATTCACGTGAGCTTTCAGATCAAGTATTGCGCTCTTTAGATATTTGTTTACCTCGTTTTTATAAACGTAAAGGTTCTGCCTTAACTAAAGAAAGAGTACAACGAAATCAAGAATTAGCCCAACAAATGGGAGTAACAAGTTTACCTTCCCATATCATTTTTAATTTTAATGTCGATCAAGATTATGGGATTGTCCTTGATGCAAATGAGGACATTCATTTAATGGAAAATTTATT is drawn from Catellicoccus marimammalium M35/04/3 and contains these coding sequences:
- a CDS encoding DsbA family protein, producing the protein MVEIYCFINPMDVCSVKRTEYIYDLIQQQEQKYKFHIIPITNFNLICDYVQKNTTNRCLKNYNHGMDTVYNLALDYEALATLNRCKAAKYLRDINPLLQEVPYSRELSDQVLRSLDICLPRFYKRKGSALTKERVQRNQELAQQMGVTSLPSHIIFNFNVDQDYGIVLDANEDIHLMENLLEEPSIEKAVSSL